ACTACGATACCGTCTAAGCCGAGCAATACAGAACCGCCGTATTCTGCGTAATCCATTTTTTTCATGACTTCACTTAAATCTTTTTTCAAGATTAAGGCAGCTAATTTATTCTTCACACTGCCTAGTAAAGTTGATTTGAACATCTTACCGATAGATTTCGCAGTACCTTCAAGATTCTTTAAGACCATGTTGCCTGTAAATCCGTCCGTCACCACTACATCGGCTGCATCTTCCATTAAAGTTTTAGCTTCTACGTTGCCTGAAAAATGGAATGATGTATCCGCGCTCATTAATTGATAAGTTTCTTTCGTTAAGCTGTTACCTTTCTTCGGTTCTGTACCGATATTCAATAACGCAACTTTCGGCGCACCGATACCGCGGATTTTTTCCGCATAGATATTACCCAACTGTGCATATTGTAATAAGTGTTCTGGTTTAGCATCTGAATTGGCTCCTACGTCTAAGAAAGTAAAGCCTTTACCTGAAACTGTCGGCAAAGTAACAACAAGTGCTGGACGTGCTACGCCTTTAATGCGACCGACAATAAATAATCCAGCAGACATCAAAGCTCCTGTGTTGCCAGCTGAAACACAACCTGATGCTTCACCGTCTTTGACTGCTTGCGCCGCTTTGACCATTGAACTATCTTTCTTACGTTTAATGGCACGTACAGGTTCATCTGTCATTTCAATTTCTTCTGAACAATGGCGGAATTCTAAGCGTGAATGTTTAATATTGCACTGCTTTTCATCTCCGAACAAAATAATATGTAAATCTGGGAAGTCATTCAACGCTTTCTCTACCGCTTCTAATACGATACCAGGTGCGTCATCTCCACCCATCATGTCAATGGCTAATGTCACCATATCATGATTCCTCCTCGCTATAATAATACATTTTGAATGTACCTTTAA
Above is a genomic segment from Staphylococcus piscifermentans containing:
- the plsX gene encoding phosphate acyltransferase PlsX, translated to MVTLAIDMMGGDDAPGIVLEAVEKALNDFPDLHIILFGDEKQCNIKHSRLEFRHCSEEIEMTDEPVRAIKRKKDSSMVKAAQAVKDGEASGCVSAGNTGALMSAGLFIVGRIKGVARPALVVTLPTVSGKGFTFLDVGANSDAKPEHLLQYAQLGNIYAEKIRGIGAPKVALLNIGTEPKKGNSLTKETYQLMSADTSFHFSGNVEAKTLMEDAADVVVTDGFTGNMVLKNLEGTAKSIGKMFKSTLLGSVKNKLAALILKKDLSEVMKKMDYAEYGGSVLLGLDGIVVKAHGSSNARAFYSAIRQAKIAGEERIVEIMRETVGEA